In Drosophila teissieri strain GT53w chromosome 2R, Prin_Dtei_1.1, whole genome shotgun sequence, the following proteins share a genomic window:
- the LOC122613218 gene encoding uncharacterized protein LOC122613218 isoform X1, giving the protein MAEAPEKSSYYKRERRKFALITYLLTAIFLIVALLQWALFRFLNSLNVFFTSYYWLSCLFFGIGLVLLVLFIFFEVLRFNKMVNWLFAVLILEFIVLGIAPLVVRHYKYQFLFSFLIWTVVLALFIVCGSFLPLDLTLDVVVLFVLAVVSIIGAIYFVMLYIVANVAYSFIIARCFIVISILMFVMYHAQIINGGRFAEMRTKDYFLAAIILFLDFLLLYLFSFQMAPKWSDLCDRERSINLVLFRDSTTSNPPKWWYTRTSSTEG; this is encoded by the exons ATGGCAGAGGCTCCAGAAAAAAGTTCTTACTACAAGAGGGAAAGAAGAAAGTTCGCCCTGATCACTTACCTACTTACCGCGATATTCTTGATCGTGGCGCTTTTGCAATGGGcccttttccgcttttt aAACtctttaaatgtattttttactTCATACTATTGGTTAAGCTGCTTGTTTTTTGGAATAGGCCTGGTACTCCTCGTTCTTTTCATATTCTTTGAGGTACTGCGCTTTAATAAAATGGTAAATTGGTTGTTTGCAGTTCTAATT TTGGAATTCATTGTGCTGGGAATCGCACCGCTGGTTGTCCGCCACTATAAGTATCAGTTCCTCTTTAGCTTCCTCATATGGACCGTAGTCCTGGCACTCTTTATTGTCTGCGGTTCTTTTCTTCCG CTTGATCTTACTTTGGACGTGGTGGTGCTATTTGTGCTCGCTGTGGTATCCATTATCGGCGCCATATACTTTGTGATGCTTTACATCGTGGCTAATGTCGCTTACTCGTTCATCATCGCCCGGTGCTTTATCGTCATCAGCATCTTGATG TTTGTGATGTATCACGCGCAGATTATAAATGGTGGAAGGTTTGCAGAGATGCGCACGAAGGACTACTTCCTGGCAGCAATCATACTGTTCCTCGATTTCCTGCTCCTCTACCTCTTCTCCTTCCAAATGGCTCCAAAATGGTCGGATCTTTGCGACCGCGAACGTTCAATAAACTTGGTGCTCTTCAGAGACTCTACCACTTCGAATCCCCCAAAATGGTGGTATACGAGGACCTCGTCGACGGAGG GTTAA
- the LOC122613218 gene encoding uncharacterized protein LOC122613218 isoform X2 — translation MVNWLFAVLILEFIVLGIAPLVVRHYKYQFLFSFLIWTVVLALFIVCGSFLPLDLTLDVVVLFVLAVVSIIGAIYFVMLYIVANVAYSFIIARCFIVISILMFVMYHAQIINGGRFAEMRTKDYFLAAIILFLDFLLLYLFSFQMAPKWSDLCDRERSINLVLFRDSTTSNPPKWWYTRTSSTEG, via the exons ATGGTAAATTGGTTGTTTGCAGTTCTAATT TTGGAATTCATTGTGCTGGGAATCGCACCGCTGGTTGTCCGCCACTATAAGTATCAGTTCCTCTTTAGCTTCCTCATATGGACCGTAGTCCTGGCACTCTTTATTGTCTGCGGTTCTTTTCTTCCG CTTGATCTTACTTTGGACGTGGTGGTGCTATTTGTGCTCGCTGTGGTATCCATTATCGGCGCCATATACTTTGTGATGCTTTACATCGTGGCTAATGTCGCTTACTCGTTCATCATCGCCCGGTGCTTTATCGTCATCAGCATCTTGATG TTTGTGATGTATCACGCGCAGATTATAAATGGTGGAAGGTTTGCAGAGATGCGCACGAAGGACTACTTCCTGGCAGCAATCATACTGTTCCTCGATTTCCTGCTCCTCTACCTCTTCTCCTTCCAAATGGCTCCAAAATGGTCGGATCTTTGCGACCGCGAACGTTCAATAAACTTGGTGCTCTTCAGAGACTCTACCACTTCGAATCCCCCAAAATGGTGGTATACGAGGACCTCGTCGACGGAGG GTTAA
- the LOC122613216 gene encoding valine--tRNA ligase, with protein MPEAEQQNDANAPAAAGGDPPKTAKQLEKERLKAEKLAKLQAKLDKKAAAAPAAGDKKEKPEKRTKEVKEAAVYTAQTAPGEKKDLSGALPDAYSPRFVEAQWYSWWEKEGFFTPEYGRASIDAPNPNGNFVMIIPPPNVTGSLHLGHALTNAIEDAITRYHRMKGRTTLWVPGCDHAGIATQVVVEKLLWRDEKLSRHDLGREKFIERIWDWRREKGGRIYEQLKSLGSSYDWSRVAFTMDPKLCRAVTEAFVRLHEEGSIYRSSRLVNWSCTLRSAISDIEVDKVEIPGRTFLSIPGYEDKVEFGVLIKFAYKVEGTDEEIIVATTRIETMLGDTAVAVHPQDDRYKHLHGKFVVHPFSTRRLPIVCDEFVDMAFGTGAVKITPAHDPNDYEVGKRCNLPFITIFNDDGYIIGDYGEFTGMKRFECRKKILEKLKALNLYRETLNNPMVVPICSRSKDVVEPLIKPQWYVSCSDMAASATEAVRSGELKIIPEHHTKTWYHWMDGIRDWCVSRQLWWGHRIPAYHVSFTDPSLQTGSNDDEQYWIVARTEAEALTKAAERFGVDANKIVLKQDEDVLDTWFSSGIFPFSVFGWPDQTKDLKTFYPTSLLETGHDILFFWVARMVFFGQKLLGKLPFKEVYLHPMVRDAHGRKMSKSLGNVIDPMDVIRGITLEGLHAQLVGSNLDPREIEKAKAGQKQDYPQGIPECGSDALRFALCAYITQARDINLDINRVLGYRFFCNKLWNATKFALLYFTGSEKFDTELSASEAINQMDAWILSRLAAAIEACNTGFESYDFAAATSACYAFWLYDLCDVYLECLKPIFQSGSEAQQAAARRTLYVCLDYGLRLLSPFMPFITEELYQRLPRANPAPSICVASYPSNTSWRSTKIESDVEFVQKAARIIRSARSDYNLPNKAKTEVYIVCTDSVPSEILKRYASDLATISYCSKVVFDSPAPQGCAILTVTGQCEVHLLLKGLVEADKEIAKLQKKSDQLVQTVGKLTQAIQAADYATKVPAEVQEANETKLSESRAEIERIAAAIETLKLM; from the exons ATGCCCGAGGCTGAACAGCAGAACGATGCCAACGCACCAGCCGCAGCCGGTGGTGATCCTCCCAAGACGGCCAAGCAACTGGAGAAGGAGCGTCTGAAGGCGGAAAAGCTGGCCAAGCTACAGGCGAAGCTGGATAAGAAGgccgcagctgctccagcagcgggCGACAAAAAGGAGAAGCCCGAG AAGCGCACCAAGGAGGTGAAAGAGGCTGCCGTGTATACGGCCCAAACAGCGCCCGGGGAGAAGAAGGATCTGAGTGGAGCCTTGCCCGATGCCTACAGTCCACGGTTCGTGGAGGCACAGTGGTACAGCTGGTGGGAGAAGGAGGGCTTCTTCACGCCCGAGTACGGA CGTGCATCGATTGACGCCCCCAATCCCAATGGCAATTTTGTGATGATCATTCCACCACCAAATGTAACGGGCTCCTTGCATTTGGGCCACGCCCTGACCAACGCCATCGAGGACGCCATCACGCGGTACCACCGCATGAAGGGACGTACCACTTTGTGGGTGCCTGGTTGCGACCACGCCGGCATCGCCACCCAGGTGGTGGTGGAGAAGCTTTTGTGGCGCGATGAGAAGCTATCGAGGCACGATCTTGGTCGCGAAAAGTTCATTGAGCGGATCTGGGACTGGCGTCGGGAAAAAGGTGGTCGCATCTATGAGCAGCTGAAGTCCCTGGGCTCCTCCTATGACTGGTCCCGAGTGGCCTTCACCATGGACCCCAAGCTCTGCCGCGCCGTTACCGAGGCTTTCGTCCGATTGCACGAGGAGGGCAGCATCTACCGTAGCTCCCGACTGGTCAATTGGTCGTGCACACTGCGATCGGCCATATCAGATATTGAGGTGGACAAGGTGGAGATTCCCGGTCGCACATTCCTCTCGATTCCCGGATACGAGGACAAGGTGGAGTTCGGTGTTCTGATAAAGTTCGCCTACAAGGTGGAAGGCACTGACGAGGAGATCATTGTAGCCACCACCCGTATCGAGACTATGCTGGGTGATACAGCTGTGGCTGTGCATCCCCAAGACGATCGGTACAAGCACCTGCATGGCAAGTTCGTAGTCCATCCGTTCTCCACGCGCCGCCTGCCAATCGTCTGTGACGAGTTCGTGGACATGGCTTTCGGTACGGGTGCCGTGAAGATCACCCCGGCCCACGATCCCAACGATTACGAGGTGGGCAAGCGCTGCAATTTGCCCTTCATTACAATCTTCAACGACGACGGCTACATAATCGGTGACTACGGAGAGTTCACTGGAATGAAGCGATTCGAGTGCCGCAAGAAAATCCTGGAGAAGCTTAAGGCCCTGAATCTCTACCGCGAGACTCTAAACAATCCGATGGTGGTGCCCATTTGCAGTCGCTCCAAGGACGTTGTGGAGCCGCTGATTAAGCCGCAGTGGTATGTTAGCTGCTCGGACATGGCCGCCTCAGCCACTGAGGCAGTGCGCTCCGGCGAACTGAAGATCATACCGGAACACCACACCAAGACGTGGTACCACTGGATGGACGGTATCCGTGATTGGTGCGTGTCGAGGCAGCTTTGGTGGGGTCACCGGATTCCGGCATACCATGTCAGCTTCACCGACCCTTCTCTCCAAACCGGATCG AACGACGACGAACAGTACTGGATTGTCGCACGCACCGAGGCGGAGGCCCTGACCAAGGCAGCCGAACGATTCGGAGTGGACGCCAACAAGATAGTTCTGAAACAAGACGAAGATGTCCTGGACACGTGGTTCAGTTCGGGTATCTTTCCCTTCTCCGTTTTTGGCTGGCCAGACCAGACTAAGGATCTGAAGACGTTCTATCCCACATCGCTTCTGGAGACGGGTCACGACATTCTCTTCTTCTGGGTGGCTCGCATGGTATTCTTTGGACAGAAGCTGCTGGGCAAACTGCCGTTTAAGGAGGTTTACCTTCACCCCATGGTGAGGGATGCGCATGGACGTAAGATGTCCAAGTCATTGGGAAATGTTATCGATCCAATGGATGTTATTCGTGGCATTACGCTCGAGGGGCTCCATGCTCAACTTGTGGGCTCCAACCTGGATCCTCGGGAGATCGAAAAGGCTAAGGCTGGACAGAAGCAGGATTACCCGCAGGGAATTCCCGAGTGCGGTTCGGATGCCCTTCGATTCGCGCTGTGCGCCTACATCACGCAGGCGCGCGACATCAACCTGGACATTAACCGCGTTCTGGGATATCGTTTCTTCTGCAACAAGCTGTGGAACGCCACCAAGTTCGCCCTGCTGTACTTCACCGGCTCTGAGAAGTTTGACACGGAGCTGAGTGCCTCTGAAGCGATCAACCAGATGGACGCCTGGATCCTGTCACGCTTGGCAGCAGCCATTGAAGCCTGCAACACCGGCTTTGAGTCCTACGACTTTGCTGCAGCGACCAGCGCCTGCTACGCATTCTGGCTCTACGATCTGTGCGACGTGTATCTAGAGTGCCTCAAACCGATCTTCCAGAGCGGCAGCGAGGCGCAGCAGGCCGCCGCCAGGCGCACACTCTACGTATGTCTAGATTATGGTCTTCGCCTGCTCTCTCCATTCATGCCTTTTATCACGGAGGAACTCTACCAACGGCTTCCAAGGGCAAACCCTGCTCCTAGCATTTGCGTGGCTAGCTATCCCA GCAATACATCTTGGCGCAGCACAAAAATAGAGTCGGACGTGGAATTTGTGCAGAAGGCGGCGCGAATTATCCGCTCTGCCCGTTCCGACTACAATCTGCCGAACAAGGCTAAAACCGAGGTGTATATAGTGTGTACGGATTCGGTGCCCAGTGAAATACTCAAACGATACGCCAGCGATCTGGCCACCATCTCCTACTGCTCCAAGGTGGTCTTCGACAGCCCCGCACCCCAGGGCTGTGCGATCCTGACCGTGACGGGCCAGTGCGAGGTGCACCTGCTGCTCAAGGGACTCGTGGAGGCGGACAAGGAGATCGCCAAGCTGCAGAAGAAGAGCGACCAGCTGGTGCAGACGGTGGGCAAGCTGACACAGGCCATCCAGGCCGCCGACTACGCAACTAAGGTTCCCGCCGAGGTGCAGGAGGCCAACGAGACAAAACTTTCCGAATCGCGCGCAGAGATCGAACGCATCGCTGCCGCCATCGAGACTCTGAAACTGATGTGA
- the LOC122613217 gene encoding origin recognition complex subunit 3, with protein sequence MDPTISVSKGCFVYKNGATRAGKKAAGKRKRPAAESSGLLGQEVVQQPFYEEYRNTWNQVNDHIADLQHRSYARTLEQLVDFVVGQAERATPDEVLPTAALLTGINQPDHLSQFTALTQRLHAQRAAMVCVMQSRDCATLKAAVESLVFGLVEDDAEVEQMDDADEDGAERDRKRLRRSQCTMKQLKSWYSNNFDSERKRRQLVIILPDFECFNASVLQDLILILSAHCGSLPFVLVLGVATAMTAVHGTLPYHVSSKIRLRVFQTQAAPTGLNEVLDKVLLSPKYAFHLSGKTFKFLTHIFLYYDFSNHGFIQGFKYCLMEHFFGGNAFALCTDYSKALGRIKQLSHEDMETIRRLPSFRPYVEQINDCKRIIAVLTDDDYLKKKLPQLLRDCLLHFLLFRCSLEFLTELVGDLPRCPLGKLRRELYVNCLNRAVISTPEYKECQQMLSFLSKDEFVAKVSRSLERTEQFLVEEMAPLELGEACTAVLRPKLEAIRLSVDEVVKATMATVTATSPNETSKPTDHLTPVASRQELKDQLLQRSKEDKMRHQLNTPTTQFARALQKTLQLIETQIVQAHLRPLQDAPPIHELFVFSDIATVRRNIIGAPRAALHTALNNPHFYMQCKCCELQDQSLLVGTLPDLSVVYKLHLECGRMINLFDWLQAFRSVVSGSDNEDVAQEQIDPQIQARFTRAVAELQFLGYIKMSKRKTDHATRLTW encoded by the exons ATGGACCCCACCATTTCAGTGTCCAAG GGTTGTTTTGTCTACAAAAATGGCGCTACGAGAGCCGGGAAAAAGGCGGCCGGCAAGCGGAAGCGTCCTGCCGCGGAATCCAGTGGCCTTCTGGGTCAGGAGGTAGTGCAGCAGCCCTTCTATGAGGAATACCGCAACACCTGGAATCAGGTAAACGATCACATCGCTGATCTGCAGCACCGCAGCTATGCCCGCACTCTGGAGCAACTGGTCGACTTTGTGGTGGGCCAGGCAGAACGTGCCACCCCGGACGAGGTGCTGCCCACCGCCGCCTTGTTAACGGGCATCAATCAACCGGATCATCTCAGCCAGTTCACGGCCCTTACACAGCGACTCCATGCCCAACGTGCTGCAATGGTCTGTGTGATGCAGTCGAGGGATTGCGCCACTCTGAAGGCTGCCGTGGAGTCATTGGTTTTTGGGCTCGTAGAAGATGATGCGGAAGTAGAGCAGATGGATGACGCGGACGAGGATGGCGCCGAACGGGATCGCAAGCGATTACGTCGATCGCAGTGCACCATGAAGCAGCTTAAGTCCTGGTACTCAAACAACTTTGACTCGGAACGGAAACGTCGCCAGCTGGTCATCATCCTTCCCGACTTTGAGTGCTTCAACGCAAGCGTGCTGCAGGatctcatcctcatcctcagtGCCCACTGCGGCTCACTTCCATTCGTCCTGGTCCTGGGAGTGGCCACGGCCATGACAGCAGTGCACGGAACACTTCCCTACCACGTGAGCAGCAAGATTCGTCTAAGGGTTTTCCAGACTCAAGCTGCTCCAACGGGCCTCAATGAG GTGCTCGATAAAGTTCTGCTGTCACCCAAGTACGCTTTCCACCTTTCCGGAAAGACATTCAAGTTCCTGACTCACATCTTCTTATACTACGATTTCTCAAATCACGGCTTTATTCAGGGCTTCAAGTACTGCCTGATGGAACACTTCTTTGGTGGAAATGCCTTTGCGCTTTGCACGGATTATAGCAAAGCCTTGGGACGCATAAAGCAGCTGTCCCACGAGGATATGGAAACCATCAGAAGGCTCCCATCGTTTCGTCCGTACGTCGAGCAGATCAATGATTGCAAACGCATCATAGCCGTGCTCACCGACGATGACTACCTAAAGAAGAAACTACCGCAGTTGCTGCGCGACTGCCTGCTCCACTTCCTGCTCTTTCGCTGCTCCCTGGAGTTTCTTACAGAGCTTGTTGGGGATCTGCCGCGCTGCCCTCTCGGAAAGCTGCGTCGAGAACTGTATGTTAACTGTCTTAATCGAGCGGTCATTTCGACCCCGGAGTACAAGGAGTGCCAGCAGATGCTTAGCTTTCTGTCCAAGGACGAATTTGTCGCTAAGGTAAGCCGATCCCTGGAAAGGACTGAGCAGTTCCTAGTTGAAGAAATGGCTCCGCTGGAATTGGGCGAGGCGTGCACTGCTGTGCTGAGACCTAAGCTAGAAGCTATACGCCTTTCTGTGGACGAAGTGGTCAAGGCCACCATGGCGACAGTAACAGCGACATCGCCCAACGAAACAAGCAAGCCAACAGACCATCTGACTCCGGTGGCCTCGCGTCAGGAACTGAAAGATCAGCTTTTGCAGCGCAGCAAAGAGGACAAGATGCGGCATCAGCTGAACACACCCACCACCCAATTCGCACGGGCTCTGCAGAAGACTCTACAGCTTATCGAAACACAGATTGTCCAGGCACATCTTCGTCCGCTGCAGGATGCACCACCTATTCACGAACTTTTTGTGTTCAGCGACATTGCAACCGTGCGGCGCAACATAATTGGTGCCCCGCGGGCTGCACTGCACACTGCCCTAAATAATCCACATTTTTACATGCAGTGCAAGTGCTGCGAGCTGCAAGATCAGTCGCTGCTGGTTGGCACGCTGCCCGATCTCTCCGTGGTTTACAAGCTGCACCTGGAGTGCGGTCGCATGATCAACCTTTTCGATTGGCTGCAGGCCTTTCGATCAGTTGTCAGTGGCAGCGACAACGAGGATGTGGCCCAGGAGCAAATCGATCCCCAGATCCA AGCCCGATTCACACGTGCCGTAGCCGAGTTGCAGTTCCTGGGGTACATTAAGATGTCAAAGCGCAAGACGGATCATGCCACCCGATTAACCTGGTAG